Proteins found in one Aethina tumida isolate Nest 87 chromosome 1, icAetTumi1.1, whole genome shotgun sequence genomic segment:
- the LOC126265075 gene encoding uncharacterized protein LOC126265075, giving the protein MDIPCLSKNLYYKIQNELDQVWKESLWLALEEAGKLEREAAIKEGHVDSHGIPYITDGYLDGGWSKRSYGHTYNENSGAAVIIGKTTGKVLFVGVRNKYCCICARAENNNEAAKTHICFKNWSGSSSSMEQDIIVEGFNNSIEMHGLKYLKFIADGDSSVFKNIKEKVPYGHEVVKIECMNHVLKNFSKNLYKIKKDTQGVPVDARKMLKSDTINELNKSVQSAIYANTQDPENLRADIRNSIYHVYGNHSACKQYLFTNTGDVSNDRTTQLISSGLHHHLFGAIEQLLMKADLLLYK; this is encoded by the exons atggatattccatgtttatctaaaaatttgtattataaaattcaaaatgaattggATCAG gtaTGGAAAGAATCATTATGGCTTGCTTTGGAAGAAGCTGGAAAATTAGAACGTGAAGCTGCAATTAAGGAAGGACATGTAGATTCACATGGCATTCCATATATAACTGATGGATATTTAGATGGAGGATGGTCTAAACGAAGCTATGGACATACGTATAATGAAAATTCTGGAGct GCTGTTATAATAGGGAAAACAACAGGAAAAGTATTATTCGTAGGTGTAAGGAATAAATACTGTTGTATTTGCGCTAGAgccgaaaacaataatgaagctgctaaaacacatatttgttttaaaaattggtccgGTTCATCATCTTCAATGGAACAGGATATAATAGTAGAGGGATTTAATAACAGCATAGAAATGCATGGgttgaaatacttaaaatttattgcagatGGTGATtcctcagtttttaaaaatattaaagaaaaggtaCCATATGGACACGAG gttgttaaaattgaatgcatgaaccatgtattaaaaaatttcagtaaaaacctttacaaaattaaaaaagatactcAAGGGGTCCCTGTTGATGCCAGAAAGATGTTAAAAAGCGATACtattaatgaactaaataaatcagttcaatCTGCAATTTACGCAAATACGCAGGATCCAGAAAATCTAAGAGCCGAtattagaaattcaatatatcacGTTTATGGTAATCACAGTGCTTGCAAACAGTATTTGTTCACCAATACTGGAGACGTTTCTAATGATCGAACAACTCAACTTATATCTTCTGGCCTGCATCACCATCTTTTTGGTGCTATTgagcaattattaatgaaggcTGATTTacttctttataaataa